The following coding sequences lie in one Methanobacterium alcaliphilum genomic window:
- a CDS encoding DUF1959 family protein: MDHEESLLELMKTRIIQSYRWRNDIVIPLADELEIEPDDFEKILIKKLDMSSLEALHPRFESALPRCIKERLHADLRLCWLCDVMEIISDQQAETIKTKITKEILDGKEYEDALEDGKKELLEILME, translated from the coding sequence ATGGATCATGAGGAATCACTTCTGGAATTAATGAAAACCAGAATTATTCAAAGTTACCGCTGGAGAAATGATATTGTCATCCCTCTAGCAGATGAACTGGAAATAGAACCAGATGATTTTGAAAAAATATTAATAAAAAAACTGGATATGTCCAGTTTAGAGGCTTTACACCCTCGTTTTGAATCGGCTCTCCCTCGATGTATAAAAGAGAGGCTGCATGCTGATTTAAGGCTTTGCTGGCTTTGTGATGTAATGGAAATAATTTCCGACCAGCAAGCCGAAACTATAAAGACTAAAATAACTAAGGAAATATTAGATGGAAAAGAATATGAAGATGCCTTAGAAGATGGTAAAAAAGAATTACTGGAAATCTTAATGGAATAA
- a CDS encoding energy-converting hydrogenase subunit EhaL family protein: MTDIFYLIYLVSFVLGSVVGLLLSYKKYGAPFVTEKIDAIALIIAIVGWILLINNQLLMIIPFYVSITIGVFMAAMVLGMRPGYGRYETVIGIVVSAVLWLATNMLL; encoded by the coding sequence GTGACTGATATATTTTACCTCATATATTTAGTATCATTTGTATTGGGTTCTGTAGTAGGGCTCCTATTAAGTTATAAAAAATATGGCGCACCTTTTGTAACTGAAAAAATCGACGCTATAGCTTTAATAATTGCCATTGTGGGCTGGATTTTATTAATCAACAACCAGCTTCTAATGATTATACCATTTTATGTATCCATAACCATTGGTGTTTTCATGGCGGCTATGGTTTTAGGTATGCGCCCGGGATATGGGCGATATGAAACGGTCATTGGAATTGTAGTTTCTGCAGTACTGTGGCTGGCAACCAATATGTTGCTTTAA
- a CDS encoding hydrogenase translates to MKLKKEKHYLQSSLSEGESEMAEEKDIIFLTALVALGVVLASGLAAFLQWMVVIPVTIVGIIFTVIIMLQQRDKAVHFSEILEKWAFIIALILFIVAFIVLYKPA, encoded by the coding sequence TTGAAATTAAAAAAGGAAAAACATTATTTACAATCAAGCTTATCTGAAGGAGAATCAGAAATGGCAGAAGAAAAAGACATCATATTCCTGACTGCACTTGTCGCTTTAGGTGTAGTGCTTGCCAGTGGGCTGGCTGCTTTCCTACAATGGATGGTGGTTATTCCTGTTACTATAGTCGGGATAATATTTACTGTAATAATAATGCTCCAGCAAAGAGATAAAGCAGTACATTTTTCAGAAATACTGGAAAAATGGGCATTTATAATTGCTTTAATCTTGTTTATTGTAGCATTTATTGTTCTTTACAAACCAGCTTAA
- a CDS encoding respiratory chain complex I subunit 1 family protein, with the protein MNLMANILLNVLVAFLVGSLLFGLQRKIMARIQMRPGPPIIQHLLHTFKFYVKESSFPRTAAMPFYVAIASMLCAIWVSAVIVGPVAQGSLLLFFGIYALHKIVEHNAGSSSGSPYGKLSCVRAVFSAAAEVPLFAVLIIIYLQTNTMVIHDIIQYQSVNGPLIYTIPLAAVMFFVLILSKAPYSPFAITKGKDIISGYETEHFGVLRGYLMISESIAWYMLLWVFLTVFIGPMSILGYLIGMLVLSVITAFINATTPLLNPNHSIMVQVIFAFIGIFGSILLMMVF; encoded by the coding sequence ATGAATTTAATGGCAAATATCCTTTTAAATGTTCTCGTTGCCTTCCTTGTGGGAAGCCTTCTATTCGGACTTCAAAGGAAGATTATGGCCCGGATACAAATGCGTCCGGGACCACCAATAATCCAGCACTTACTCCACACATTTAAATTTTATGTTAAAGAATCATCATTCCCCCGAACTGCAGCCATGCCATTTTATGTGGCCATAGCCAGTATGCTGTGTGCTATATGGGTCAGCGCAGTGATTGTAGGGCCAGTAGCCCAGGGGTCACTGTTATTATTCTTTGGTATTTATGCCCTGCATAAAATCGTGGAACACAATGCAGGTTCATCTTCTGGATCTCCTTATGGTAAATTGAGCTGTGTAAGAGCAGTATTTTCAGCAGCAGCAGAAGTTCCACTTTTTGCTGTTTTGATAATCATATATCTACAAACTAATACCATGGTTATCCATGATATTATACAGTACCAGAGTGTCAACGGCCCTCTGATTTACACCATTCCTCTTGCTGCTGTGATGTTCTTTGTGCTCATTTTATCCAAGGCACCGTACTCACCATTTGCCATTACCAAGGGTAAAGATATTATTTCAGGCTATGAAACTGAACACTTTGGTGTGCTTAGGGGATACCTCATGATTTCTGAATCAATTGCATGGTACATGCTGTTGTGGGTTTTCTTAACTGTGTTTATAGGTCCCATGAGTATTCTAGGTTATTTAATAGGAATGTTAGTTCTCAGTGTTATAACGGCTTTTATCAATGCCACAACACCCCTGCTCAATCCTAACCATTCCATCATGGTCCAAGTTATATTTGCATTCATTGGAATATTTGGATCCATTTTACTGATGATGGTATTTTGA
- a CDS encoding DUF788 domain-containing protein, with amino-acid sequence MNQITVASYSMFIISILGILYALIFNPADWIVYGISIVLIPVFILSLGLIIMARSKKEEEDERTNEPFIGY; translated from the coding sequence ATGAATCAAATAACTGTTGCCAGCTATTCAATGTTTATAATTTCAATATTAGGAATTTTATACGCCCTAATCTTTAATCCAGCTGATTGGATAGTATATGGCATATCTATAGTACTTATACCTGTATTTATACTGTCTTTGGGTCTAATAATAATGGCCCGGAGTAAAAAAGAGGAGGAAGACGAGAGAACTAATGAGCCATTTATTGGGTATTAA
- a CDS encoding proton-conducting transporter membrane subunit: MDIATLGGQLLGQIPLGDIVLYLTPFNLFMFAGALIFTTLIAISRTETQIEAEFGSLKDNEVTVDLEEFKIRRFLAIICGLATAGAMITGDLFNFTLFVALIGIVNIGIVSAVKQIDVLDAAFQYGLIAMIASLPLFGGAALILGATGTLSILQLSTLTSTTPMMFFASLLLIMGIAGETGVAPFYATKAEMFRTPGSPFILIIHLSSLLVIVRAIEILLIINKPF; the protein is encoded by the coding sequence ATGGACATAGCAACATTAGGCGGGCAACTACTGGGTCAAATACCATTAGGAGACATTGTACTCTACCTTACTCCTTTCAACTTGTTCATGTTTGCCGGTGCCCTAATATTTACCACCTTAATTGCTATCAGCAGAACTGAAACTCAGATTGAAGCAGAGTTCGGTTCTCTTAAGGACAACGAAGTAACAGTTGATTTGGAAGAATTCAAAATAAGAAGATTTTTAGCTATAATATGTGGTTTGGCTACTGCAGGGGCTATGATTACAGGGGATCTTTTTAATTTCACCCTATTTGTAGCACTAATTGGGATAGTTAATATAGGTATCGTATCTGCTGTAAAACAAATCGATGTACTTGATGCAGCTTTCCAGTATGGATTAATAGCTATGATCGCTTCCCTACCATTATTCGGGGGCGCTGCTTTAATACTGGGGGCTACTGGGACTTTAAGCATATTGCAATTATCTACTCTAACTTCAACAACCCCTATGATGTTTTTCGCATCATTACTGCTTATAATGGGAATAGCTGGAGAAACCGGTGTGGCACCATTCTACGCCACCAAAGCAGAAATGTTCCGTACTCCCGGATCCCCTTTTATACTTATAATTCATTTAAGCTCTTTACTAGTCATAGTAAGAGCAATAGAAATACTTTTGATTATAAATAAACCATTTTAA
- a CDS encoding EhaG family protein, giving the protein MIVPAVVPEFTVSLFLPAVYVGLITGFIALLGISFQKNDLSALILTDIVGIAMLIIVAAVGTDLAEALILPGLVVELAEIMAISEILMSREMRKTGKSSQFMPLPIAMDMEIFSTAPNFLALILIAYGCFLTGFTGGAVAGGGILFYVIARKSRGLPIKVWEGIAGISGVAWCIWLAGFLIFFVAPQLWLLGLFMSGCGILIKVASKMGLIGIMAREEIKRE; this is encoded by the coding sequence ATGATAGTACCTGCAGTTGTACCAGAATTTACAGTATCACTATTCCTTCCAGCAGTATATGTTGGTCTTATAACAGGATTCATAGCATTACTGGGAATATCTTTCCAGAAAAATGATTTAAGTGCTCTCATACTCACGGATATCGTGGGAATAGCCATGCTCATAATAGTAGCAGCAGTAGGCACCGACCTTGCTGAGGCATTAATCTTGCCGGGTTTAGTAGTAGAACTGGCTGAAATCATGGCGATTTCTGAAATACTCATGAGCAGAGAAATGCGGAAAACTGGTAAAAGTTCACAGTTTATGCCTTTACCCATTGCCATGGACATGGAGATATTCTCCACTGCACCTAATTTTCTGGCTTTAATATTAATAGCATACGGATGTTTCTTGACGGGATTTACTGGAGGAGCAGTAGCCGGTGGAGGGATATTATTTTATGTGATTGCTCGAAAATCTCGAGGACTCCCTATCAAGGTTTGGGAGGGCATAGCAGGAATTTCTGGTGTGGCCTGGTGTATCTGGCTGGCTGGATTTTTAATATTCTTTGTAGCACCTCAACTATGGTTATTAGGTCTTTTCATGTCAGGATGCGGAATTCTAATAAAAGTAGCATCTAAGATGGGGCTGATTGGAATAATGGCCCGAGAAGAGATAAAAAGAGAGTAG
- a CDS encoding EhaF family protein, which translates to MKSIGRLWNELANPKRIPRLFSIALGLLLIIGFLVPMALNDHQLYPRPLPQQQIHEKNPLAPYDRGGIPLKEPGIVKAQYPQNSKELGMITSYLSPIAIGVKNTTYYYGTSIYSSPGGLIDEILYSTRGFDTILESTILMMAFVVASWVALNFTMRREEE; encoded by the coding sequence ATGAAGAGCATTGGTAGATTATGGAACGAACTGGCCAATCCTAAACGCATTCCACGATTATTTTCCATTGCTTTGGGATTATTACTCATAATTGGCTTTTTAGTTCCCATGGCTCTTAATGATCATCAACTTTATCCGAGACCACTACCACAACAACAAATCCATGAGAAAAATCCATTAGCTCCTTACGATCGGGGAGGCATACCTCTTAAAGAGCCAGGTATAGTAAAAGCACAGTACCCTCAAAATTCCAAGGAACTGGGTATGATTACCAGTTATTTATCTCCAATAGCAATTGGTGTTAAAAATACCACTTATTATTATGGTACCTCTATTTATTCATCTCCTGGTGGATTAATTGATGAAATATTATACTCTACCCGGGGTTTTGACACAATATTGGAGTCAACTATACTGATGATGGCCTTTGTAGTCGCCTCCTGGGTGGCACTGAACTTTACCATGAGGAGGGAAGAAGAATGA
- a CDS encoding EhaE family protein has product MFDPQIWFYTGCILVIFGSIATVAGPGVKDPIVRILNTEIPAIGVSLIFLTYNHTLALLTYIAATTIITLILLRAVIRLEDMGAEL; this is encoded by the coding sequence TTGTTTGATCCTCAGATATGGTTTTATACAGGTTGTATCCTGGTAATTTTCGGTAGTATTGCTACAGTTGCAGGTCCTGGTGTTAAAGACCCTATTGTACGAATATTAAATACTGAAATTCCAGCCATAGGTGTTTCTCTCATATTTTTAACTTATAATCACACCTTAGCTCTTTTAACTTATATTGCAGCCACTACTATCATAACTTTGATACTTCTAAGAGCAGTAATCCGATTGGAAGATATGGGGGCTGAATTATGA
- a CDS encoding DUF2108 domain-containing protein, whose product MNPLDFINLTNVSAIVMLIGAIGIILLQKPLDKVIMFALLQGGFIGTVISAQYLDVALAAAVFDPIATVILLMAIIKLNEIREKKENPEGEEIV is encoded by the coding sequence ATGAATCCCCTGGATTTCATAAATTTAACTAATGTTTCGGCAATAGTAATGCTTATTGGAGCTATAGGAATTATACTGCTTCAAAAACCCCTGGATAAGGTTATAATGTTTGCATTATTACAGGGAGGATTTATTGGTACTGTAATTTCAGCTCAATATCTGGACGTGGCTCTTGCCGCAGCAGTATTTGATCCTATTGCTACTGTTATATTATTAATGGCAATCATAAAGTTGAATGAGATAAGAGAAAAAAAGGAAAACCCGGAGGGTGAAGAAATTGTTTGA
- a CDS encoding DUF2109 family protein has translation MLIEIIGAIVLLMAIRALVAQDRSERLLYLNAMSFGFSALIALYIQTPFGAIIAITYFVASTLSSNAIAYALDRVKEEIVLDE, from the coding sequence ATGTTAATTGAAATCATTGGTGCAATAGTGCTTTTAATGGCTATAAGGGCCCTTGTAGCTCAAGACAGGTCTGAAAGGTTACTTTATTTAAATGCAATGAGTTTTGGATTTTCAGCATTAATTGCACTGTATATTCAAACTCCATTTGGAGCCATAATTGCTATTACTTATTTCGTAGCATCAACCTTAAGTTCAAATGCAATTGCATATGCTTTAGATAGAGTTAAAGAAGAAATAGTACTGGATGAATAG
- a CDS encoding energy-converting hydrogenase A subunit A EhaA encodes MYTLLSYVITVASAIGVGLLIRLPLLPERPMRHSWTVSALFPTPIISLGLLAIFFKLGISGFYHGLDLALFLGILSALFVKYLFDGVFPKPAMGESDE; translated from the coding sequence ATGTACACATTATTGAGCTATGTCATTACAGTAGCTTCGGCCATTGGTGTGGGGCTCTTAATAAGACTTCCTCTGTTACCAGAACGGCCAATGAGGCATTCATGGACAGTCAGTGCATTATTTCCTACTCCTATTATTTCTCTAGGTCTGCTAGCAATATTCTTTAAGTTAGGAATTAGTGGTTTTTATCATGGTCTGGATTTAGCTCTATTTTTAGGGATACTTTCAGCATTATTTGTTAAATATTTATTTGACGGAGTATTTCCAAAACCAGCAATGGGGGAATCAGATGAATGA
- a CDS encoding DUF1616 domain-containing protein gives MDSASQSLSIKTEILLLIITTISLIILNISTLKQTIAGTIASLIIIFITGYGVTLLLPLPRKEETSNLIKIFLSIIIGIVLIGLWGFLTSYAHINSLNSTFQYLTIIIVTLVFVIKLVKKLKGGKNEIKEDNGKWEKESRFKIKNRKEAKLLKTARKAAQLEKDKVSSISRKPIPLAKKKDDRVIKLNQSSKDLLVILLVTLLSSFLILGPFLKDSVIKTPFCIALLFFIPGYALLACVFKKFKEYSRKKKVIGSILVSTALFLGIGALRYLTHLKISSKTILGILIGLSLLFIVLSYLRRIKIQKTLKKSFRGEVLDSENSWDDLNDSKKSGQPYSIVPSVHKTASREVEDITPQKKNKSLIWLYLVVLVFGFLGLILSWVPSVANTWIRAVFMVPLIFILPGYVLKELILSSKFTSKKSTILISIFLSILISIMIGSLFGVIYPSQQGYHNICTTILSVITIIGILGVLWINRRKYKSYPPSLSPKDYPDRTHELTDELKQYSKEKKSFKLKKDPEKVESNDTTREVKKLKRKDEFSKTQHLEEDLKKSFSQVYPEKKSFTPESSSRLSFLKNDIFLVILTTLITLTTIYVPFLSATPLREIFGLLFVLFIPGYVLTAALFPKKSSVDGIERLALSFGLSLAISPLIGGILYFTKSSVEFTSLILPLTALTIILCVIVLVRRRRLDEDERYAPNLSPYFHSIKASFQQESRLDKILSIVLIICLILAVASTVYIIVKPKEGEKFTEFYILGPGGKASDYPTNLTVGQNGSVILGVVNHEYANISYRYLVSLNGTNITSEVINLKPGEKWEKSIQFAPTIAGADKKLEFILYKLPDETTAYRSLHLWVDVSE, from the coding sequence ATGGATTCCGCCAGTCAATCATTATCAATAAAAACAGAGATATTGCTTTTAATAATAACTACAATATCCCTGATTATTCTCAATATTAGCACTTTAAAACAGACTATTGCCGGCACTATAGCCAGCTTAATAATAATTTTCATAACGGGATATGGTGTTACTCTTTTACTGCCTTTACCACGTAAAGAGGAAACCTCCAATTTAATTAAAATATTTTTATCCATAATAATTGGAATAGTCCTGATAGGGCTCTGGGGTTTTCTAACCAGTTATGCTCATATCAATTCATTGAATTCAACTTTCCAATATTTAACCATTATTATAGTGACTCTGGTTTTTGTAATTAAACTCGTTAAAAAATTAAAGGGCGGAAAAAACGAAATAAAAGAGGATAATGGTAAGTGGGAAAAAGAGTCTCGCTTTAAAATAAAGAACAGAAAGGAAGCTAAACTTTTAAAAACTGCTAGAAAAGCAGCTCAATTAGAAAAAGATAAGGTTTCCAGCATTAGTAGAAAACCCATCCCTCTTGCTAAAAAAAAGGACGATCGAGTAATAAAGTTGAATCAATCATCTAAAGATTTACTGGTTATATTACTGGTTACATTATTATCCTCATTTTTAATATTAGGACCATTTTTAAAGGATAGTGTTATCAAAACACCATTTTGCATAGCCTTATTATTCTTCATACCAGGATATGCATTACTGGCCTGCGTATTTAAAAAATTCAAGGAGTATAGTCGTAAAAAGAAGGTTATTGGGAGTATATTAGTTAGTACAGCCCTTTTTTTAGGTATAGGTGCTTTAAGGTATCTGACCCATTTAAAGATATCCTCAAAAACAATTTTAGGCATATTGATAGGATTAAGTCTGCTTTTTATTGTTTTATCTTACCTCCGGCGTATAAAAATTCAAAAAACCCTGAAAAAATCATTCAGAGGCGAAGTTTTAGATTCTGAAAATTCATGGGATGATCTGAATGACTCTAAAAAATCTGGTCAACCGTATTCCATTGTCCCCAGTGTTCATAAGACCGCGTCCCGTGAAGTTGAGGATATAACTCCTCAAAAGAAAAATAAATCACTCATATGGTTATATCTGGTTGTTTTAGTGTTTGGTTTTCTGGGGTTGATCTTAAGCTGGGTGCCCTCTGTTGCAAATACATGGATAAGGGCCGTTTTCATGGTTCCTTTAATCTTTATTTTACCAGGTTACGTATTAAAAGAACTAATTTTATCTTCTAAATTCACTTCTAAAAAATCCACTATTTTAATCAGCATCTTTCTAAGCATACTGATTTCCATTATGATTGGATCTCTTTTCGGAGTGATTTACCCATCTCAGCAAGGATATCACAATATCTGCACCACCATACTATCCGTCATCACAATTATAGGGATTCTAGGGGTCTTATGGATCAATCGAAGAAAATATAAAAGTTATCCACCATCTTTATCCCCGAAGGACTATCCTGATAGAACCCACGAATTAACAGATGAATTGAAACAGTACTCTAAAGAAAAAAAGAGCTTTAAATTAAAAAAGGATCCAGAAAAAGTTGAATCCAATGACACAACAAGGGAAGTTAAAAAATTAAAAAGAAAAGATGAATTCTCAAAAACACAGCACCTGGAAGAGGATTTGAAAAAATCATTTTCACAGGTTTACCCTGAGAAAAAGTCATTTACTCCTGAATCTAGTTCAAGGCTATCTTTTTTGAAAAATGATATATTTTTAGTAATTTTGACTACTTTAATTACTTTGACCACCATCTATGTTCCTTTTTTAAGTGCAACGCCTCTAAGAGAGATTTTTGGGCTTTTATTTGTCCTATTCATACCGGGCTACGTATTAACCGCGGCCTTGTTTCCTAAAAAATCAAGTGTTGATGGTATTGAGCGTTTGGCCTTGAGTTTTGGTTTGAGTTTAGCTATATCTCCCTTAATTGGAGGAATTCTTTATTTTACTAAATCCAGTGTAGAATTTACATCTTTAATTCTTCCCTTAACTGCCCTAACCATTATACTCTGTGTTATTGTTCTTGTAAGGCGCAGAAGATTGGATGAAGATGAGAGATATGCTCCAAATCTTTCACCATACTTCCATTCTATTAAGGCATCTTTCCAGCAGGAATCTCGGCTGGATAAAATACTTTCTATTGTACTGATTATCTGTTTAATTCTGGCTGTGGCCAGTACGGTATATATTATTGTAAAACCCAAAGAAGGGGAAAAGTTCACTGAATTTTATATTTTAGGTCCAGGTGGTAAGGCCAGTGATTATCCAACTAACCTTACTGTGGGTCAAAATGGTTCTGTTATTTTAGGTGTGGTGAACCATGAGTATGCCAATATCAGTTATAGATACCTTGTTAGTTTGAATGGAACCAATATCACCAGCGAAGTAATAAATCTAAAGCCCGGAGAAAAATGGGAAAAAAGCATACAGTTTGCCCCCACTATAGCTGGTGCTGATAAAAAATTAGAATTTATCTTATACAAGCTTCCTGATGAAACAACAGCCTATAGATCATTACACTTGTGGGTCGATGTGAGCGAATAA
- a CDS encoding NAD-dependent epimerase/dehydratase family protein — MQNKNIVVTGGLGFIGSHLVDELVENNQVTIIDDNSTGKLGNLTNPQHTNLEIITGSITDLDLNDIFQDVDYVFHHAAMASVPLSVDHPEKAHLINATGTLKILLAACNCGVKKVLNASSSAVYGNNMNMPLKENEPLSPLSPYAASKSSAEHYAQAFYETYGLETVSFRYFNVFGPKQDPNSQYAAVIPKFIDSMVNEKSPVIYGDGEQTRDFIFVKEIVQGNIVAAESSFSGALNLAGGNALSINNLFEMIREIMGSDIKPTYLAERKGDIKHSLADTSNLVEIGFKVDDNFKGQLRETVDWFLLKNKKK, encoded by the coding sequence ATGCAGAATAAAAATATAGTGGTTACAGGTGGTTTAGGTTTTATCGGGTCTCATTTAGTAGATGAACTTGTAGAAAACAATCAGGTGACCATAATAGATGATAACTCCACTGGAAAACTAGGTAATTTAACTAATCCTCAACATACAAATTTGGAGATAATTACCGGCAGCATCACTGATTTGGATTTAAATGACATATTTCAAGATGTAGATTACGTTTTTCATCACGCGGCTATGGCCAGCGTCCCCTTAAGTGTGGATCATCCTGAAAAAGCACACCTCATTAATGCCACGGGAACACTGAAAATATTACTGGCTGCCTGTAATTGTGGAGTTAAAAAAGTGCTGAATGCTTCTTCTTCTGCAGTTTATGGCAATAATATGAACATGCCACTAAAAGAAAACGAGCCATTAAGTCCTCTATCACCCTATGCTGCATCTAAATCTTCTGCAGAACATTATGCCCAGGCATTTTATGAAACTTATGGATTAGAAACTGTTTCTTTTAGGTATTTCAATGTATTCGGACCTAAACAGGATCCTAATTCACAGTACGCTGCAGTTATACCTAAATTCATTGATTCCATGGTTAACGAAAAGTCTCCTGTAATATATGGGGATGGGGAACAGACCAGGGATTTCATATTCGTTAAAGAGATTGTGCAGGGAAATATAGTGGCTGCTGAATCTTCATTTTCAGGTGCTCTTAACCTGGCTGGGGGAAATGCTTTGTCTATTAATAATCTGTTTGAAATGATTAGAGAGATTATGGGCTCAGATATTAAGCCTACTTATTTAGCAGAGAGAAAAGGAGATATAAAGCATTCTTTAGCTGATACTTCTAATCTGGTTGAAATTGGTTTTAAAGTAGATGACAATTTTAAGGGCCAGTTGAGAGAAACTGTAGACTGGTTTTTACTTAAAAACAAGAAAAAATAA
- a CDS encoding flippase, translating into MTTVRRIVKNSGWLMASQFINNILAFIWTILLAKYLGVADFGLLSEALAATGILSVFVDVGMTTYATREIAKDTTIASRLLGNIFVIKIITSLIIIILLAVYLNLLNYPTATEQIYILIGAYMIFNSFNYNFYGFFQGLEKMEYQSITTIFNSALLFTGFLLVIFLKLDLLAFGLVYVISSLLSLVCNLIISKWKFVMPELEINWTYWKKIVKISLPFLITAIFTTIYFWIDTVMLGYIQGNEATGLYNVAYKIMLVLVSIYSVYMVSIFPVMAKYYKESSEALKLTYERSLKYVIMIILPITIGLTFFARDIILLTVGSDYLAATISMQILVWTLVFMFTNNLSTNLLSSIDKQVTVTKIAGVGAVFNIGANLVAIPILSFIGASITTVLTEFIMFLLLSFTTSQTKYSIGRELLKDFWRILIPNMLLVLILLFLKLPMVLLIVICAIVYILGVLITRALDETDIRLIKSIFIKDNLE; encoded by the coding sequence ATGACAACTGTTCGAAGAATTGTCAAAAACAGTGGCTGGTTAATGGCTTCTCAGTTTATAAATAATATACTGGCATTTATCTGGACCATACTCCTTGCAAAGTATTTAGGAGTGGCTGATTTTGGACTCTTATCTGAGGCACTGGCAGCTACTGGAATTTTAAGTGTGTTTGTGGACGTTGGAATGACCACTTATGCCACCAGGGAAATAGCTAAAGACACTACAATTGCCTCCAGACTGCTTGGAAATATTTTTGTCATTAAAATAATCACATCCCTAATCATTATTATATTGCTCGCAGTTTATTTAAATCTCTTAAATTATCCAACTGCAACAGAACAGATTTATATATTGATTGGGGCTTACATGATCTTCAATTCATTTAACTACAATTTCTATGGTTTTTTCCAGGGGCTGGAGAAAATGGAATACCAATCCATAACAACCATATTTAACAGTGCCCTGCTCTTTACTGGTTTTTTACTGGTGATATTCTTAAAATTAGATTTATTAGCATTTGGTTTAGTTTACGTTATTAGCAGCCTACTGAGCCTTGTCTGCAACCTTATAATCTCAAAATGGAAATTTGTCATGCCCGAGTTAGAGATTAACTGGACTTACTGGAAGAAAATTGTTAAAATTTCGCTTCCTTTTTTAATTACCGCCATATTCACCACCATATACTTCTGGATCGATACCGTGATGCTGGGTTATATTCAAGGAAACGAGGCCACTGGACTTTATAATGTTGCTTATAAAATAATGCTGGTTCTGGTTTCGATTTATTCAGTTTACATGGTTTCCATATTCCCAGTAATGGCCAAATATTATAAAGAATCATCCGAAGCTTTGAAATTAACCTATGAACGGTCCTTAAAATACGTTATCATGATAATACTGCCTATTACCATTGGCCTCACTTTTTTTGCTCGTGACATCATACTTTTAACTGTAGGTAGTGATTATTTAGCTGCCACTATATCAATGCAGATATTGGTATGGACTCTGGTATTCATGTTCACCAATAACCTCTCTACCAACCTCTTATCCTCTATTGATAAACAGGTCACAGTCACTAAGATTGCTGGAGTAGGGGCCGTGTTTAATATTGGGGCAAATCTGGTTGCCATTCCTATTTTGAGTTTTATTGGGGCTAGTATAACTACGGTACTTACTGAATTTATAATGTTCTTATTGTTGAGTTTCACCACTTCCCAGACTAAATATTCCATTGGCCGCGAATTACTAAAAGACTTCTGGAGAATTCTAATACCAAATATGCTCCTGGTATTGATATTATTATTTTTAAAACTCCCTATGGTACTTTTGATTGTAATATGTGCCATTGTATACATTTTAGGTGTCTTAATCACCAGGGCTCTGGATGAAACTGATATAAGACTTATAAAAAGTATTTTTATTAAAGATAATTTGGAATAA